Within the Miscanthus floridulus cultivar M001 chromosome 17, ASM1932011v1, whole genome shotgun sequence genome, the region aatgtgACTATAATatgatcgttgcagactcggaggagaaccagacggacgaggatcgtgagtaccgtgaggagaacagagacaactacactaaaggtgccacatcccacccaatctcgtagtacctattacgcatggctaatatagaactgcgattgctttacttactgttataatcatacaatgataggacttgcatggtagtatgcttacttgatggcctttaccttgacgcaaccttacccctgcataccctgctattaggctagacatacGCTTATTGCTATATTTCAtcgcttatacttctactacgcttatactacattaatgagTGGTGGAaattggtgttatctggactatggggagagtgttgcgtgtgtgacttgggtgtgtggagggtgagggttgtgtcaaccaagttggagtatacgacgagcctagggcaagtcttgccatatggtgctacctaggcacccctagaaatggatacatgtggtgggtaaatggtatatgaggtggccctgggtgtgaacctgtgatgggaggagcccggggtggaggtgctgtggtggcacggtaaatggaaaccctgatgaagaaaTTCtgacttggtcatccctaaggatttactagtactcagattcaccaggaagccttacgtgccactcaccctatatggcaTGGggtggccggactacttggtaggatattgccactactgccaggttgatagcggatagtgtaaggaggtatggggcacggagaatttcccccacacccttccaagacttcatggagaccttgtggacctggctcatgactcatagtttcagctaccccagactagacttagggtgtaccagggctgaatggtggagtggcattatcctaggctagcaagcggccagaatcagcccagttgacgatggtcagcgaagaaggcagatcttgtggttatgtaaaacctctacagagtgtatggttgattgatcgatacatgtgccgacttgtcggctatggacctttcctgggtttcgcttaaactatatagtgagatgagtccttttcttcttcccccgtgagagagtgtcggtcatagccaggggctatgggccttaagacagtgccgagagggagttggcctatcgactgagcgatggtatggtgttggtgtggatggtggtatattgatcctaggatcaaaacctggctctagaaagggaatggggtggaatgtgtgtgggaatggtgttaaaacttgaccaactattattatatacttgacatgttaaaacataggaaaccccagccttataggttccttctgattatatccaacatgcatccaatttccacaaagcaatgctcatatggtgggagtggccagtaaaaatcgtactgataaattttggcacacaggttctgctgaggagtatagctccgaggagtttgacggttgaggagttcatgcctacgctcgagtttggcgatcttatcttcaagctgttctgaatgaatgctacttttgattccgccaatgtggcgatgtaataaattatgtaattccgcactatttgtactctgatattatcgttgtatagaTGTGGTATTCgtttggaatttgggtaatatgatctacaacggtcttattatacttcgactctatggatttccattcgcggaaatcaggtcgcttcactccaattctcaattaccatgttagagccggcctcaggagcttctaggtgcTCATGATCACATCCTTCTGCACAcacctgatcggaatgagcaagatcgttgaactcatgaactcttggatcacggcggtcgggaaagatacatctcagcatctcaacatcactctatcagctctccaatagggcgatcatcatcagaatcaagagcccctTGCCATCTTATATGACTCTGAATCATGTATAATTTCagcactattggagccacggaatccatctccaaagtgcacttgcgcggcaacagggggcacatccacattctcaggaatatctcctgcaacataagtagagaaatgaggaaagaataaaagaaatagatgtaaggaagggggtaagctcccaaaaactatGCGGTTAatacacttactcggatgattctgtgtcaaagggatctcatgaagAGGATCTGCCATgaaaacatgagtctgacaagcatctccaactaccgcattgggggcagattgagcatcgggaaccgtatAAGGTTTTGGAATGGGaggtcgatgtgtgcctgctgaTCCATTGGtgggggaaaacccatgagggatgggatcaactaacacccaacacacaaccacatccaaacattgcagcaggctcttcatagccgatctcacatagttctctcaCTAATccacacaaccaattgagattattcgcctgaggatgttgggaggagaacctagctgcagtacaccatcaactacaatgccatcatctccaaggcaattcAGCTCcttccgagcccttgcaaccatctcactaaatgaaggcctatcattgaatagcataggcacgctttgcatgtcaacaaactcaacatatccatagcgattgCTTTCAacagtgcctccatgatatatggtcactaggttgtccatctagttcaaacacgtaacgaaacacatgtcctttagtccaaattagacgatagatagtacctaacaagtactttctaactacaaactaagtaaataagataataactacgtatatatatatagtgtactcactaaataactagatcatatttagttaactaaatatataactacatatctaagtacctatctaactatatctatgtacctatgtatctatgtttctatctatctacatatatatatctcactagatcactaactaaatcaactacctgaatcgtcacattaactagtaaataacaaataccaactaagtaggtacattgtatattcataatttttacctttccaacgactgatCCACGGAAGCCGATGGAGTCGCAGCGGACGACGGGTGTGGGTCAGGCCGACGATCCAGGCCGGTGGTGGCACGGCCGGCCGCTGTAGGTGTCGGGGCTGGCGGCGaagggcggcaaggcggggcaAGGCCAAGGCGAGGAGAGGGCGTGGCGTGGGCGCAGGAATCGGCGTGGGGACCTGGGCGTGGGTGGCCAGCTGCGGGCAACGACGTGGCGCTCTTGCACGGCCTCGGGGCACGGGCCGTCTACGGTGGCACGGCGCGGGGCGGCCTCGGGGTGGCCGCGGTGGTGCTCGGCGGGCTCGGGGCGCGGGGCGTCCGCGGTGGCGTGGTGTGGCCTCGGGGCGTGGGCAGCCAGCGTGGGCGTGGTGGCAGCGCGGCGCGGGCGTCTGTGCGCGGACTCGGCGAGGCGCGTGCGGGCGAGGGCGACTGGTGGAGGCGCGtgcgcgagcggcggcggcggagctcggctctgctctgctagggtgagagagggagaggaagagaggggcgGAGCTCGCTTACTGCCTCGGGTGCCTTGCTGGCGCGGGCGGGATAGTTGGCATGGGTGGACGCGGCCGCGGCGGGCAGCGTCCTCGGCCGCGGGCAGGCGCGGCGGCACTGCTATGTTTCTCGTGAAACACCGATTGCTCGGgcaggaggcagcggcggcgtttATACCGGGCTCTGCCGcaccatggatcagggcgcggcactgccgcgccaagatcgttGGCGCGGCAGAGCCTTACCATGTCAGCGGTCAGCGgtg harbors:
- the LOC136515520 gene encoding uncharacterized protein, with the protein product MRGCGRELRQREDRDPGGQTVAADAAARTGRSRRTGGASCATAQPEAGFGAGEHWIRRGEGRCGGGRGETRRRRRAERDPMREQATERMRLPGVPPRLPAAEDAARRGRVHPCQLSRPRQQGTRGSKRAPPLSSSPSLTLAEQSRAPPPPLAHAPPPVALARTRLAESAHRRPRRAATTPTLAAHAPRPHHATADAPRPEPAEHHRGHPEAAPRRATVDGPCPEAVQERHVVARSWPPTPRSPRRFLRPRHALSSPWPCPALPPFAASPDTYSGRPCHHRPGSSA